The following are encoded together in the Cyanobacterium aponinum PCC 10605 genome:
- a CDS encoding carbon dioxide concentrating mechanism protein produces the protein MSLPILQASTNQTTHVRGDVMIDSSVMIAVGVILNATPGNKIIIHSGVCLGMGTVITAHDGDVEIKPNAILGAGCLIFGHCIIGSQASLGSSVTVYNVNVDAGDVIPAGSIRGDRTRKIELNSQENSNSVAENKVQENKWSNKSAKSEENKQNITNNQEERESKAESISEKPEQIKQENQDISHENLEQEEEIKTDSWQEDTPPNSEQVVGKVYINKLLFTLFPERNM, from the coding sequence ATGTCTTTACCCATTCTTCAAGCTAGTACAAATCAAACCACCCATGTGCGGGGGGATGTCATGATTGACTCCTCTGTGATGATTGCTGTGGGAGTTATTTTAAATGCAACTCCGGGTAATAAAATTATTATTCATAGTGGTGTTTGTTTGGGTATGGGTACTGTGATTACTGCTCATGATGGTGATGTGGAAATAAAGCCTAATGCGATTTTGGGGGCAGGTTGTCTGATTTTTGGTCATTGTATAATCGGTTCTCAGGCTTCTTTAGGTTCTTCTGTTACTGTATATAATGTTAATGTTGATGCAGGAGATGTAATTCCCGCCGGTTCAATAAGAGGCGATCGCACCCGTAAAATTGAACTAAACTCTCAGGAAAATAGTAATAGTGTCGCTGAAAATAAAGTTCAGGAAAATAAATGGTCGAATAAATCAGCCAAATCTGAAGAAAACAAGCAAAATATCACAAATAATCAAGAAGAAAGGGAGTCTAAGGCAGAGTCTATTTCAGAAAAGCCAGAACAGATAAAGCAAGAAAACCAAGATATTAGTCACGAAAATTTAGAACAAGAAGAAGAGATTAAAACTGATAGTTGGCAAGAAGATACTCCTCCTAACAGTGAGCAAGTTGTGGGGAAAGTATATATAAATAAGTTATTATTTACTCTTTTCCCAGAAAGGAATATGTAG